The following are encoded together in the Trichomycterus rosablanca isolate fTriRos1 chromosome 19, fTriRos1.hap1, whole genome shotgun sequence genome:
- the snrpg gene encoding small nuclear ribonucleoprotein G: MSKAHPPELKKFMDKKLSLKLNGGRHVQGILRGFDPFMNLVVDDSTEVAPGGQQNTIGMVVIRGNSIIMLEALERV, translated from the exons ATGAGCAAAGCACATCCACCGGAGTTAAAGAA GTTTATGGACAAGAAACTGTCCC TGAAGCTAAATGGTGGTCGCCATGTACAAGGCATCTTAAGAGGGTTTGACCCGTTTATGAATCTGGTAGTGGATGACAGCACTGAAGTGGCTCCAGGTGGACAGCAGAATACCATTGGCATGGTG GTCATAAGAGGAAACAGTATAATTATGCTTGAGGCCCTGGAGAGAGTATGA